A genomic segment from Lignipirellula cremea encodes:
- a CDS encoding SH3 domain-containing protein codes for MRLLLTGIAGWLLALASIAGAAEPPTPEFPFTAYVEFEDVYVRSGPGDTHYPTQRLPLGTKVDVYKVEGDGWYAIRPPEGSFCWIPESQLRKQPDSTVAEVTADNAVAWIGSQIRAVDEHRFQVRLKRGEAVEILGSKEVATGGGRQEWCKIAPPAGDFRWIYRQFLTRTPVAVNQTPKAPPTIPAEQPPSQFVARTDAKPIERLETNDAAGPSSPADGFSQRPIGTGVRLASAEEEAAASAAAPTTTAAAPRVSVSPIDVAPTDNATDPFSQQLNACDLELSLLVAQPIESWRLNPLHEKVTGLVENGATVVERGRARLLLEKVDQFRNLYSRQLQIYQKAPGLITVAGATPLAAPGTIAPASATTPLAQGPAPQAMISPFAVYDSQGWLMPIVAQRDGTPTYALVDDTGRIVSYVTAAPGLNIHRYLKQQIGVYGQRNFLPELGSHVMVQRVIVLSR; via the coding sequence ATGCGTCTTCTCCTGACTGGTATTGCGGGATGGCTGCTGGCCCTGGCCAGCATCGCCGGCGCGGCCGAGCCGCCGACGCCTGAGTTTCCCTTCACGGCCTACGTCGAATTTGAAGACGTCTACGTCCGCAGCGGACCGGGCGACACGCATTACCCGACCCAGCGACTGCCGCTGGGGACCAAGGTCGATGTCTACAAAGTCGAGGGGGACGGCTGGTACGCGATCCGTCCGCCTGAAGGCAGCTTCTGCTGGATTCCGGAGTCGCAACTGCGGAAACAGCCGGACTCGACGGTCGCCGAAGTGACGGCCGACAACGCCGTCGCCTGGATCGGCTCGCAGATTCGCGCGGTCGACGAGCATCGCTTCCAGGTGCGACTCAAACGGGGCGAAGCGGTAGAGATTCTCGGCTCCAAAGAAGTCGCCACCGGAGGCGGCCGCCAGGAGTGGTGCAAGATCGCCCCGCCGGCCGGTGACTTCCGCTGGATTTATCGCCAGTTCCTCACCCGCACTCCGGTCGCCGTGAACCAGACCCCCAAGGCTCCGCCGACAATCCCGGCCGAACAACCGCCGTCGCAGTTTGTCGCCCGCACCGACGCCAAACCGATCGAGCGGCTCGAGACGAACGACGCCGCCGGACCGTCCTCCCCGGCCGATGGATTCAGCCAGCGTCCGATCGGAACGGGCGTACGCCTGGCGAGCGCGGAGGAAGAAGCAGCCGCGTCAGCCGCCGCCCCGACGACGACCGCCGCAGCTCCGCGCGTGTCCGTGAGCCCGATCGACGTCGCGCCGACAGACAACGCCACCGATCCGTTCTCCCAGCAGTTGAACGCCTGCGACCTGGAGCTGTCGCTCCTGGTGGCGCAGCCGATTGAATCCTGGCGGTTAAACCCGCTGCATGAAAAAGTGACCGGTCTGGTCGAGAACGGCGCCACGGTAGTGGAACGCGGCCGAGCCCGGTTGCTGCTGGAAAAGGTCGACCAGTTCCGCAACCTTTACTCCCGGCAGCTGCAGATTTACCAGAAAGCCCCCGGCCTGATCACGGTGGCGGGCGCTACGCCCCTGGCGGCTCCTGGCACGATCGCTCCGGCCAGCGCCACGACTCCGCTGGCGCAAGGACCGGCTCCCCAGGCGATGATTTCTCCCTTTGCGGTCTACGACTCGCAGGGCTGGCTGATGCCGATCGTCGCCCAGCGCGACGGCACGCCGACTTACGCCCTGGTCGACGATACGGGCCGCATTGTCAGTTACGTGACGGCCGCTCCGGGGCTGAACATCCATCGCTATCTCAAGCAGCAGATCGGCGTCTACGGCCAGCGGAACTTCCTGCCCGAACTGGGCTCGCACGTGATGGTGCAGCGTGTGATCGTTCTCAGTCGTTAA
- a CDS encoding HsdM family class I SAM-dependent methyltransferase translates to MPNSAPSRSRRDPTPGSLLTALRGDASLPSLQAALIQAKLSPPGQPPTQLIADSWLAQAIKQADRQETERAAGELAQLGPLTLKQVEGGFESLLANDAKKKRGAVYTPDYIIDALLQGASEHCQATTAPVICDPACGSGGFLLRAARLLATRHNLSPRQVLEQLIVGFDKDPQAATQARCLLELYLHEQADIGRAPDCVFERDTLLTPPDKLWQAAGKASGFDIVATNPPYIKLQNLPPEERQALEQSYGQFLRGSYSTGMLFILAATRLLAPGGAAALIVQNNLFTSLAGEPLRRELLRDHSVRRIVDFGDARIFPEASAYTCLLFLGGEKQPSLEYVRIEQPTAKAIQDAPLSLIPTDQLRARKWRLAPAPHFENLQRLESAGPPLGTVARIQVGFATLKDAVFLARDSGDSCESLDGAPIEREATRPAIKVADLTSDDDLAANTLRVIFPYELREGRHQLLAENQMQRRFPAALAHLARHRPELEQRDHGRSKAEAWYAWGRTQGRIATGPKLLTKTFDSRPRFLLDRSDALFCNGYSVTPRPDSPWSIEALSRLLNTRLLAYYLKLTSFQIRGGFLCFQKNFLEGFAAPPLSAAQLQSFPTLSNAAAERLLCRAYGVNRADLDEVWPAGKQAFS, encoded by the coding sequence ATGCCGAACTCCGCTCCGTCCCGCTCGCGCCGCGATCCTACGCCCGGCAGTCTCCTCACCGCCCTGCGCGGCGACGCCTCTTTGCCCTCCCTCCAGGCGGCGTTGATCCAGGCCAAACTGTCCCCGCCAGGACAGCCCCCGACGCAGTTAATCGCCGACTCCTGGCTGGCCCAGGCGATCAAACAGGCTGACCGCCAGGAGACAGAACGGGCCGCCGGGGAACTGGCGCAGCTGGGGCCGCTGACGCTCAAACAGGTCGAAGGCGGTTTTGAATCGCTGCTAGCGAACGACGCCAAAAAGAAACGCGGCGCCGTCTACACGCCCGACTACATTATCGACGCGCTCCTGCAGGGGGCGAGCGAGCATTGCCAGGCGACCACGGCTCCGGTCATCTGCGATCCGGCCTGCGGCTCCGGCGGCTTTCTGCTCAGGGCGGCCAGGCTACTGGCGACGCGACACAACCTTTCGCCGCGACAGGTGCTGGAACAGCTGATCGTCGGCTTTGACAAAGATCCCCAGGCGGCGACCCAGGCCCGCTGTCTGCTGGAACTGTATCTCCACGAGCAGGCAGACATCGGCCGCGCGCCTGACTGCGTCTTTGAGCGAGACACGCTGCTAACTCCGCCAGACAAACTCTGGCAGGCGGCCGGCAAGGCGTCAGGGTTTGACATCGTCGCGACCAATCCGCCGTACATCAAACTGCAGAACCTGCCGCCGGAGGAAAGGCAGGCCCTGGAACAGAGTTACGGCCAGTTCCTGCGAGGCTCATACAGCACCGGCATGCTCTTTATACTGGCGGCCACGCGACTGCTGGCGCCGGGCGGGGCGGCCGCCCTGATTGTGCAGAACAACCTGTTCACCTCGCTGGCCGGCGAACCGCTGCGGCGGGAACTGCTGCGCGACCACAGCGTGCGGAGGATCGTCGATTTTGGCGATGCCCGGATCTTCCCCGAAGCCAGCGCCTACACCTGCCTGCTCTTCCTGGGCGGAGAGAAGCAGCCGTCCCTCGAGTACGTCCGCATCGAACAGCCGACCGCCAAAGCGATCCAGGACGCCCCGCTCTCCCTGATACCGACCGACCAGCTGCGAGCCCGGAAATGGCGGCTCGCTCCGGCTCCGCACTTTGAGAACCTGCAGCGGCTGGAATCGGCCGGGCCGCCTTTGGGGACGGTCGCCCGGATCCAGGTCGGTTTCGCCACGCTGAAAGACGCTGTCTTCCTGGCCCGCGACTCAGGCGATTCGTGCGAGTCGCTGGACGGCGCCCCGATCGAACGGGAGGCGACCCGTCCCGCGATCAAAGTCGCCGACCTGACCAGCGACGACGACCTGGCGGCCAACACGCTCCGGGTGATCTTCCCATATGAACTGCGTGAAGGGCGGCACCAACTGCTGGCAGAGAACCAGATGCAACGCCGTTTTCCTGCTGCGCTCGCGCATCTGGCACGACATCGGCCGGAGCTGGAGCAGCGCGATCATGGCCGATCGAAGGCCGAGGCGTGGTATGCGTGGGGACGTACGCAGGGGCGAATTGCGACGGGCCCCAAGCTGCTGACCAAGACGTTCGACTCCCGGCCGCGGTTCCTGCTGGACCGCTCCGACGCATTGTTCTGCAACGGCTATTCCGTAACGCCGCGGCCCGATTCGCCCTGGAGCATAGAGGCGTTGTCGCGACTGCTCAACACGCGTCTGCTGGCGTACTATCTGAAACTAACCAGCTTTCAAATTCGCGGCGGGTTTCTCTGTTTCCAGAAGAACTTTCTGGAAGGCTTCGCCGCGCCGCCCCTGTCGGCCGCCCAGCTGCAATCCTTTCCCACCCTGTCTAACGCCGCCGCCGAACGCCTCCTCTGCCGGGCTTACGGCGTGAACCGGGCCGATCTTGACGAAGTCTGGCCTGCGGGGAAACAGGCGTTTTCGTAG
- a CDS encoding sugar phosphate isomerase/epimerase family protein, whose product MKYGMNLLLWTGELNDDLIPVLESLKKMGYDGVELPIFNTELDYAAWGKRLDDLGLERTAVTVRNVEDNPISPDPAVRAAGVAGTKKVLDCCAAVGAQTLVGPYHSALGHFSGAGPTADEWKWGVDSMRQVAEHAGQTNVMLAVEALNRFETYLLNTHADSAKFVREVDHPNCRMMYDTFHANIEEKSIAGAIRSCVDVLTHVHISENDRSTPGAGNVRWAENFDTLHEVGYDGWMVVEAFGLALPELAAATKIWRRMFDSELQLSEDALKFMQGEVNKRR is encoded by the coding sequence ATGAAATACGGCATGAACCTGCTGCTCTGGACCGGTGAGCTGAACGACGATCTGATCCCGGTGCTTGAAAGCCTGAAAAAAATGGGCTACGACGGCGTGGAGCTGCCGATTTTCAACACCGAGCTGGACTACGCCGCCTGGGGCAAACGGCTCGATGACCTGGGTCTGGAACGGACAGCCGTCACCGTGCGGAATGTCGAGGACAACCCGATCTCACCCGATCCGGCCGTGCGGGCCGCCGGCGTGGCCGGAACCAAGAAGGTGCTGGACTGCTGTGCTGCGGTAGGCGCCCAGACGCTGGTCGGTCCTTACCATTCGGCGCTGGGGCATTTCAGCGGGGCCGGTCCGACGGCGGACGAATGGAAGTGGGGCGTCGACAGCATGCGTCAGGTGGCCGAGCATGCCGGCCAGACGAACGTGATGCTGGCCGTCGAGGCGCTGAACCGCTTTGAAACGTACCTGCTGAACACGCACGCCGACTCGGCGAAGTTCGTCCGCGAGGTGGATCATCCGAATTGCCGGATGATGTACGACACGTTCCACGCCAACATTGAAGAGAAAAGCATTGCCGGGGCGATCCGCAGCTGCGTCGACGTGCTGACGCATGTGCATATTTCAGAAAACGACCGCAGCACGCCCGGCGCCGGTAATGTGCGCTGGGCCGAGAATTTTGATACCCTGCACGAGGTCGGCTACGACGGCTGGATGGTCGTCGAAGCGTTCGGCCTGGCGCTGCCGGAACTGGCGGCGGCGACGAAAATCTGGCGCCGTATGTTCGACAGCGAGCTGCAGCTGTCGGAAGACGCCCTGAAGTTCATGCAGGGCGAAGTCAACAAACGCCGTTAA
- a CDS encoding DUF1559 family PulG-like putative transporter — MPYDLHPACEFLMPIKFTCPHCGHRTSASEAYAGSSGPCVQCGVTIKLPGDRADLASPGRLADIGRTPDIGDTPVVAQAPDAVPTPGKSTGCMSTVLLVLVALGMVMLLFAGMDCHNEPRRRSECNNNLKRIGIALLGYYDEHRSFPPAYITDENGQPMHSWRVLILPYMEQSALYAEYDFDEPWDGPHNRRLMAKCPAEFHCPSDPSDKKISRYQVVVGPGTGWKANEGLRIEEITDGTSLSIAVIEADTGRNWLDPTPLALEDLLLSFDRREPHPGGGNVVMFDASVHFLHSDTGRDTLRRMLLINDGERVNF, encoded by the coding sequence TTGCCGTACGACCTGCATCCCGCTTGCGAGTTCCTCATGCCGATTAAATTCACCTGTCCCCACTGCGGGCATCGCACGTCGGCGAGCGAAGCGTACGCCGGCTCCAGCGGTCCCTGCGTGCAGTGTGGCGTCACGATCAAGCTCCCCGGCGACAGGGCGGATCTGGCGTCGCCGGGGCGGCTGGCTGACATCGGCCGGACTCCGGATATCGGCGATACTCCCGTAGTCGCCCAGGCTCCTGACGCGGTCCCGACTCCTGGCAAAAGTACTGGCTGCATGTCGACTGTTCTCCTGGTGCTCGTTGCGCTGGGCATGGTGATGCTGCTATTTGCGGGGATGGATTGCCACAACGAACCCCGTCGGCGCTCTGAGTGCAACAACAATCTCAAACGGATTGGTATCGCCCTGCTCGGGTACTACGACGAGCACCGATCCTTTCCACCGGCGTATATCACGGACGAAAACGGCCAGCCGATGCACTCCTGGCGCGTTTTAATCCTGCCGTACATGGAACAGTCGGCCCTCTACGCGGAGTACGATTTCGACGAACCTTGGGACGGCCCGCATAACCGCCGGTTGATGGCGAAGTGCCCCGCGGAATTTCACTGTCCGTCCGATCCGAGCGATAAGAAGATCAGCCGCTACCAGGTGGTCGTCGGCCCCGGCACAGGCTGGAAGGCGAACGAGGGACTGCGGATCGAGGAGATCACCGACGGCACGTCCCTGTCGATCGCCGTCATCGAGGCGGACACGGGACGAAACTGGCTCGACCCCACGCCGCTGGCGCTGGAAGACTTGCTGCTGTCCTTCGATCGGCGCGAGCCGCATCCGGGCGGCGGGAACGTCGTGATGTTCGACGCTTCGGTCCATTTCCTGCATTCCGACACCGGTCGGGATACGCTGCGTCGGATGCTCCTGATCAACGATGGCGAAAGAGTGAACTTTTAA
- a CDS encoding acyl-CoA dehydrogenase family protein, which translates to MSPIAKIESPDDPELARLGERLNELAPQLEAANAWPAEQLDLCAQAGVFEWFLPQVHGGQDWSEADIIRGYLQLAAGCLTTTFIITQRMGACRRLAGCDNVGLQQEWLPPLLSGEKISTVGISHLTTSRRHLKKPVLAAEEQADGFLLSGYSPWVTGSTQADVVVIGATLPDGRQLLAALPTDMPGVSTPPAAKLVGLSASQTGPIQCDNVLLPHALLMAGPVEDVMSQGQGANTGGLQTSTLAVGLASAAIRFLEGETEKRDELSPAAVALRRDQAALESDLLAAAAGEPACSSEELRTRANSLSLRASQAALTAAKGAGYLIGHPAGRWCREALFFLVWSCPQPVLAANLCELAGIQE; encoded by the coding sequence ATGAGCCCTATCGCCAAAATCGAATCGCCCGACGACCCGGAACTGGCCCGGCTGGGTGAGCGTCTGAATGAGCTGGCCCCGCAACTGGAAGCGGCCAATGCGTGGCCGGCCGAGCAGCTGGACCTGTGCGCCCAGGCGGGCGTGTTCGAGTGGTTCCTGCCGCAGGTTCACGGCGGGCAGGACTGGTCGGAAGCCGACATTATTCGCGGATACCTGCAGCTGGCGGCCGGCTGCCTGACGACGACGTTCATTATCACCCAGCGGATGGGCGCCTGTCGTCGTCTGGCCGGCTGTGACAACGTCGGGCTGCAGCAGGAGTGGCTGCCGCCGCTGCTGAGCGGGGAGAAGATCTCGACCGTCGGCATCTCGCATCTGACGACCAGCCGGCGCCATCTCAAAAAACCGGTGCTGGCCGCCGAGGAGCAAGCGGACGGCTTCCTGCTGTCCGGTTACAGCCCCTGGGTGACCGGCTCCACGCAGGCTGACGTGGTTGTGATCGGGGCCACGCTGCCCGATGGACGCCAGCTGCTGGCCGCCCTGCCGACCGATATGCCGGGCGTGAGCACGCCGCCTGCGGCCAAGCTAGTGGGCCTGTCGGCCAGTCAGACCGGGCCGATCCAGTGCGACAACGTGCTGCTGCCGCATGCTTTGCTGATGGCGGGACCGGTGGAGGATGTTATGTCGCAGGGGCAGGGAGCCAATACGGGCGGCCTGCAGACTTCGACGTTGGCGGTCGGCCTGGCGTCGGCGGCGATCCGTTTTCTCGAAGGGGAAACGGAGAAGCGGGACGAACTGAGTCCGGCTGCCGTGGCGCTGCGACGGGACCAGGCCGCCCTGGAAAGCGATCTTCTGGCCGCCGCGGCGGGCGAACCTGCCTGCAGTAGCGAAGAGCTGCGCACCCGGGCGAACAGTCTTTCGTTGCGAGCATCGCAAGCCGCGTTGACCGCCGCCAAAGGCGCCGGCTATCTGATCGGCCACCCGGCCGGCCGCTGGTGTCGCGAGGCGTTATTCTTCCTGGTCTGGAGCTGCCCGCAACCTGTGCTGGCGGCCAACCTGTGCGAGCTGGCCGGCATCCAGGAGTAA
- a CDS encoding 2-hydroxyacid dehydrogenase: MQNSLPLVIADGPLAPAILELLDGRVELLPWELTATGSERPIDGIYSYGHLTVDGPVLDRLPGVKVVSNYGVGVDHIHLADAAARGVPVGNTPGVLDGATADMGFTLLLAGARRLAEGDRYSRSDGFTHYDPGYMLGQEAHGAVIGIFGMGRIGQQVARRALAFDMQVVYHNRRRREDLEASLPARYLSKEELLATADYVMLCTPLTAETTGYIGAAELALMKPTALLVNIARGAVVDTDALTNALAERQIFGAALDVTDPEPLPRGHRLLELDNVTIAPHLGSATVQTRQRMAEMSVANLLAGLSGQPLPHQVQS, from the coding sequence ATGCAAAACTCACTCCCCCTGGTTATCGCGGACGGGCCGCTGGCGCCCGCTATTCTGGAACTGCTGGACGGCCGTGTGGAACTGCTCCCCTGGGAGCTGACCGCGACCGGCAGCGAGCGACCCATCGACGGCATCTACAGCTACGGCCATCTGACGGTCGACGGCCCGGTGCTGGATCGTCTGCCGGGCGTCAAGGTTGTCAGCAACTACGGCGTGGGCGTGGATCACATCCATCTCGCCGATGCGGCGGCCCGCGGCGTGCCGGTCGGCAATACGCCGGGCGTGCTTGATGGCGCTACGGCCGACATGGGCTTTACGCTGCTGTTGGCGGGAGCCCGGCGTCTGGCCGAAGGCGATCGTTACTCCCGCAGCGACGGCTTCACGCATTACGATCCCGGCTACATGCTGGGGCAGGAAGCCCATGGCGCTGTGATCGGCATTTTCGGGATGGGCCGCATCGGCCAGCAAGTGGCCCGCCGGGCGCTGGCTTTTGACATGCAGGTCGTTTACCACAATCGCCGTCGTCGCGAGGATCTGGAAGCCTCGCTGCCGGCCCGTTATTTGTCGAAAGAAGAGCTGCTGGCGACAGCCGATTACGTCATGCTGTGCACCCCTTTGACGGCCGAAACGACCGGTTACATCGGCGCCGCCGAACTGGCCCTGATGAAGCCGACCGCCTTGCTGGTGAACATCGCCCGCGGCGCCGTGGTTGATACGGACGCTTTGACTAACGCTCTGGCCGAGCGACAGATTTTTGGCGCCGCGCTGGACGTGACCGATCCCGAGCCGTTGCCGCGGGGGCATCGTCTGCTGGAGCTGGATAATGTTACCATCGCGCCGCATCTGGGCAGTGCGACCGTCCAGACCAGGCAGCGTATGGCGGAAATGTCGGTCGCTAACCTGCTGGCCGGATTGTCGGGCCAGCCGCTTCCCCACCAGGTGCAGTCATGA